From Lentimicrobiaceae bacterium, a single genomic window includes:
- a CDS encoding MoxR family ATPase, translating into MIETDIKELNERIQKESAFIDLIEMEMHKVIVGQKHMVERLLIGLLSNGHILLEGVPGLAKTLAIKSLAGIIEARFSRIQFTPDLLPADLIGTMIYSQKKEEFIVRKGPIFANFILADEINRSPAKVQSALLEAMQEKQVTIGEQTYPLAEPFLVLATQNPIEQEGTYPLPEAQVDRFMLKVIIGYPTREEEKLIMRQNMAEAQPVIKPIITPEQILKARNLTREVYLDEKIENYITDIVFASRFPAENKLKKFEGLIAYGASPRASINLALAAKAYAFIKRRGYVIPEDVRAVAHDVMRHRIGLTYEAEAENITTNDIINEILNTVEVP; encoded by the coding sequence ATGATTGAAACTGATATCAAGGAACTAAACGAAAGGATTCAAAAGGAAAGCGCCTTTATTGACCTGATTGAGATGGAAATGCATAAGGTAATTGTTGGCCAGAAACATATGGTTGAACGCTTACTGATTGGCCTGCTATCTAACGGGCATATACTTCTGGAAGGTGTTCCCGGACTCGCAAAAACACTGGCCATTAAATCACTGGCAGGGATAATTGAAGCCCGGTTCAGCCGTATACAGTTCACCCCCGATCTTTTGCCGGCCGACTTAATCGGAACCATGATTTACAGCCAGAAAAAAGAAGAATTTATTGTGCGCAAAGGTCCGATTTTCGCCAACTTTATTCTTGCCGATGAAATTAACCGTTCACCTGCCAAAGTGCAGAGTGCCTTGCTGGAAGCAATGCAGGAAAAACAGGTAACTATTGGAGAACAAACCTATCCGCTTGCTGAACCATTTTTGGTGCTGGCCACTCAAAACCCTATTGAACAGGAAGGCACCTACCCACTGCCAGAAGCACAGGTTGACAGGTTTATGCTTAAGGTTATAATAGGTTACCCAACCCGCGAAGAAGAAAAGCTGATCATGAGGCAAAATATGGCCGAGGCTCAACCGGTGATAAAACCTATTATTACACCCGAACAAATACTAAAGGCCAGAAACCTCACCAGAGAAGTTTATCTGGACGAAAAAATTGAAAACTACATTACCGACATTGTTTTTGCATCCCGTTTCCCGGCTGAAAACAAGCTGAAAAAATTTGAAGGACTGATTGCTTACGGAGCATCTCCGCGTGCCAGTATAAATCTGGCTTTAGCAGCCAAAGCTTATGCATTTATCAAGCGACGTGGTTATGTAATTCCTGAAGATGTAAGAGCAGTTGCCCATGATGTTATGCGTCATCGAATTGGCCTTACTTACGAAGCCGAAGCCGAAAACATTACTACCAATGACATTATCAACGAAATCCTGAACACAGTTGAAGTGCCTTAA
- a CDS encoding T9SS type A sorting domain-containing protein produces the protein MKKIYLSVLASLAFLITMASPDIYTPELVAPNDNATGAAPNVELDWNAVTGQLGLYYEVQLSTSAGFETPVVFTTELSSFRTSNLLFGQQYYWRVRAIDNQGTSDWSVSRNFTVIVKPVIRRPNDNSSGAMPNVQVIWEAIAGIGLFDVQFDTASTFNSPAFRAIAVAGTLTQTNASNLLFAQKYFLRVRARHAADTSEWSVTRSFNVVDAFALKKPNDNSVDLSPDVQLEWNKIDGIEKYNIYMSTESDFTHFDTYVAAKNLLKTIPDTLKFGTHYYWKMDAIHALDTLTSNQFSFTVIDKVALGTPENNATNVELGTLLKWNKISGVLNYKLQLASNAAMNNALNYTIEATTTAGLEQFKVPANLLDSAATYYWRVQALSSKDTSDWSETWNFRCVALGIDNPSQLAGIRIYPVPAASSVNVQLKSNYTGKAVVALFDLLGKGRIEREVNITNGLIKDFQLGELPNGVYMLRTETNGRITTAKLIVKK, from the coding sequence ATGAAAAAAATATACCTCTCGGTTCTTGCTTCTCTGGCGTTTCTGATTACCATGGCTTCGCCTGATATCTATACACCGGAGCTGGTAGCTCCCAACGATAATGCTACAGGTGCAGCCCCCAATGTTGAGCTTGACTGGAATGCAGTTACCGGACAACTTGGCCTGTATTATGAAGTACAACTCAGTACCTCTGCAGGTTTTGAAACCCCTGTTGTATTTACAACCGAATTATCAAGTTTCCGCACTTCTAATCTGTTGTTCGGTCAACAATATTATTGGAGGGTAAGAGCCATTGATAATCAGGGAACATCTGACTGGTCAGTTTCAAGAAATTTCACAGTTATTGTTAAGCCGGTTATCAGAAGACCAAATGATAACTCAAGCGGCGCAATGCCCAATGTACAGGTTATTTGGGAAGCCATTGCCGGTATAGGTTTGTTTGATGTACAGTTTGATACTGCCAGTACTTTTAATAGTCCTGCTTTCCGTGCTATTGCTGTTGCCGGAACCCTTACCCAAACCAATGCTTCAAATTTACTCTTTGCACAGAAATATTTTTTGAGAGTCAGAGCCCGCCATGCTGCAGATACCAGTGAATGGTCTGTCACCAGAAGCTTTAATGTTGTTGATGCTTTTGCTCTTAAAAAACCAAACGATAATTCAGTAGACCTTTCACCTGACGTACAACTGGAGTGGAACAAGATTGACGGTATTGAAAAGTATAATATTTACATGTCAACCGAGTCTGATTTTACTCATTTTGATACTTATGTAGCTGCTAAGAATCTGTTGAAAACCATTCCAGATACTTTAAAGTTTGGTACTCATTACTACTGGAAAATGGATGCTATTCATGCTTTAGATACCTTGACATCCAATCAGTTCAGCTTTACCGTTATAGATAAGGTTGCACTGGGAACTCCTGAAAATAATGCCACCAATGTAGAGTTAGGCACTTTGCTCAAGTGGAATAAAATTAGCGGTGTGTTAAATTATAAATTGCAGCTTGCTTCAAATGCGGCCATGAACAACGCCTTGAATTATACAATTGAAGCTACAACCACAGCTGGTCTTGAGCAATTTAAAGTTCCTGCCAATTTACTTGACAGTGCTGCTACTTATTATTGGAGAGTTCAGGCTTTGAGTAGTAAAGATACCAGTGATTGGAGTGAAACCTGGAATTTCAGATGCGTAGCTTTAGGTATTGATAATCCTTCACAGTTAGCCGGAATCAGAATTTATCCTGTTCCTGCTGCTTCAAGCGTGAATGTACAGCTTAAAAGTAATTATACCGGCAAGGCTGTTGTTGCTCTTTTTGACCTGCTGGGTAAAGGCAGAATTGAACGTGAAGTGAATATCACCAACGGCTTGATTAAAGACTTTCAACTTGGTGAACTTCCCAATGGAGTATATATGCTTCGCACCGAAACTAACGGACGTATTACAACTGCAAAACTGATTGTAAAGAAGTAA
- a CDS encoding DUF58 domain-containing protein, whose product METSDILKKVRQIEIKTRGLSNHIFSGQYHSAFKGRGMAFSEVREYQYGDDIRNIDWNVTARFNHPYIKIFDEERELTVALLIDVSGSNEFGTEKRLKEELMTEIAAVLAFSAIHNNDKVGVIFFSDRIEKFIPPQKGLSHILRIIRELIDFKPQSQKTNIAEALRFLTNAMKKRCTAFLISDFIDKGFEDALKIAGRKHDLVALHIYDKRDLTLPDMGLVRLYNKELDKSLWVDTSSANVRRDYARHATQRVHLLEQAFRKSGVDFARISSGEDYVRPLLGLFKAREARR is encoded by the coding sequence ATGGAAACTAGCGATATTCTGAAAAAAGTACGACAAATTGAAATCAAAACCCGGGGATTGTCAAACCACATCTTCTCCGGGCAGTATCATAGTGCTTTTAAGGGCCGCGGTATGGCTTTCAGCGAAGTACGTGAATATCAGTACGGCGACGACATCCGAAACATCGATTGGAATGTTACCGCCCGTTTCAACCATCCGTATATAAAAATCTTTGACGAAGAACGCGAACTAACAGTAGCTCTTCTGATTGATGTAAGCGGTTCGAATGAGTTTGGAACTGAAAAAAGGCTGAAAGAGGAATTAATGACTGAAATTGCAGCTGTTCTTGCTTTTTCGGCCATTCACAACAATGATAAAGTGGGCGTTATTTTTTTCAGCGACCGGATTGAAAAGTTCATACCACCTCAAAAAGGGCTGAGCCATATACTCCGCATTATCAGAGAACTGATTGATTTCAAACCGCAAAGTCAGAAAACAAATATTGCCGAAGCATTGCGTTTTCTGACCAATGCCATGAAAAAACGATGCACAGCCTTTCTTATCTCCGACTTTATTGACAAGGGGTTCGAAGATGCCCTGAAAATTGCCGGACGCAAGCACGACCTTGTTGCCCTGCATATTTATGACAAACGCGACCTTACACTTCCCGACATGGGTCTTGTGCGTCTTTATAATAAAGAGCTGGACAAAAGTTTGTGGGTTGACACTTCAAGTGCAAATGTACGCAGGGATTATGCCAGGCATGCGACACAAAGAGTGCATCTACTTGAACAGGCTTTCCGAAAAAGCGGAGTTGATTTTGCACGCATAAGCTCAGGTGAAGACTATGTTAGACCACTTCTGGGGCTATTTAAAGCCAGAGAAGCCAGACGATAA
- a CDS encoding VWA domain-containing protein, with the protein MFRFEHPIFLNLLMLLPLMVVLYWLYNRWKSKVASSFGDSQVVSRLMLDVSPFRMHLKFALILITTAAVLLALANPQIGSKLEKAQRKGVDIVIALDVSNSMLAQDIQPSRIERARQSISRLIDELENDRIGLVVFAGKAYTQLPITTDYAAAKMMLSTVGPGMVPVQGTAIGQAIDLASVSFKNEKSGKAIVIITDGENHDDDAIEKASEAAKAGIRVYTIGMGLAEGGPIPVYKDGEITGFKKDKAGSTIITRLDETMLNKIAEAGNGIYVRASNTQAGLRKVFEEISRLEKVTVDTKSFSDYEDRFQYFVAIALLAIVINFLLNERQSKWARKISLFHPGKNIKK; encoded by the coding sequence ATGTTTAGATTTGAACATCCGATATTCCTCAACCTGTTGATGCTTCTTCCACTGATGGTGGTGCTCTATTGGCTTTACAACCGGTGGAAATCAAAGGTTGCCAGCAGTTTTGGCGATTCGCAGGTCGTTTCAAGGCTTATGCTGGATGTAAGCCCGTTCAGAATGCATTTAAAATTTGCATTGATTCTTATCACAACTGCAGCGGTGTTATTGGCACTTGCAAATCCTCAAATAGGCTCAAAGCTTGAAAAAGCTCAACGAAAAGGCGTTGATATTGTAATTGCCCTTGATGTTTCGAACAGTATGCTTGCCCAGGACATTCAGCCAAGCAGAATTGAGCGAGCCCGACAATCAATTTCGAGATTAATTGATGAATTGGAAAATGACCGTATAGGACTTGTGGTCTTTGCCGGAAAAGCTTACACACAATTGCCTATCACAACCGATTATGCTGCTGCCAAGATGATGCTTTCAACCGTTGGCCCGGGAATGGTGCCGGTGCAGGGAACGGCCATCGGGCAAGCAATTGATTTAGCCTCGGTTTCGTTCAAAAATGAAAAATCAGGAAAAGCCATCGTCATCATTACAGATGGTGAAAACCACGATGACGATGCCATTGAAAAAGCCTCTGAAGCGGCCAAAGCAGGCATAAGGGTCTATACCATAGGAATGGGACTGGCCGAAGGCGGACCAATACCCGTTTACAAAGACGGCGAGATTACAGGATTTAAAAAAGACAAAGCCGGCTCAACCATTATTACCCGACTTGATGAAACCATGCTGAATAAAATTGCTGAAGCGGGCAACGGTATTTATGTTAGGGCCAGCAACACCCAGGCTGGGCTGCGCAAGGTTTTTGAAGAAATAAGCAGACTTGAGAAAGTTACGGTCGACACCAAAAGTTTCTCCGATTACGAAGACAGGTTTCAATACTTTGTGGCAATTGCGTTGCTTGCTATTGTGATTAATTTTCTGTTAAACGAAAGACAAAGTAAATGGGCTCGCAAAATTTCATTGTTTCACCCAGGCAAGAACATAAAAAAATGA
- a CDS encoding T9SS type A sorting domain-containing protein, with translation MKNRNLLIGFLALMFGAGVFVLTTSATFRQVINAPATGFSVDGLADGWGLLSQMRNNQTTGQVNPADVLKARQQVAALKSSNAIGLNWISMGPDNFAGRTRALILDNQDASRKTIFTGSVSGGLWKSTTQGLTWNQINTDNVLINVSCMTQSPDGDIYVGTGESFASERFNLFSGFIGQGIYKSTDGNNFVKLASTNPGTFNNTQAEWAFVNKIAAGTGNHVFAATNGGLKYSGDGGQTWTMAKAGTEDLAAASSDVKMASDGTVAASVGNKLYISSNGDASNFVLRSTGAGADSLPVNGLSRIEVAFAPSDPSTIYAVLIADGSESAYLLGQLQGIYVSKDKGLTWRLVGPGASTVFNVFGNAANTVHRGNYAASVTVSETNPDEVYVGGVNVWEGKKILETGFYQWQLKSYGDAGSYIHAIVFDPTRPGTCYFASDFGVGATESNFSDFKNLNRNYRTAMFYTVAFDDKGRTLGGAQGGGVVFLDKEGNTPETGNQILGTFVGGSVEMSMVNPTSVFYSGTGGYMVRSQDLGVSEANAFVPDAIANANAGVFITPFRLWESFNNSNSRDSVTFVAKQNYSAGDVVMVKSKNAFSSSQKFPFNYTLTSNLANGDSIRVKDVISTRFFLGVTNAVYMTKEVLDFAIEPKFFKIATITGIPTAMAYSSDANYLFVGTSDGKLIRIANIALAYDSIRADVTSASCIISNSVVKDFGNRYVTSVAVDPNNDSQVIVTLGNYGNNEYIYRSTNALAETPDFNSIQGNLPAMPVYSVLIEMNNSNRVIIGTDNGVFTTESLGGSVNWTPENEGVGALPVMMIRQQTVSRPWIDGITGVNNYGAIYMATHGKGIYENRLFVGIDGPENPAVNKVNSLRVYPNPVSSVVNFNMDLAGLTPVTVKVYNLKGIEVKSVEFGTLSRGEHQLAVSAEGLSRGTYLLQVIAGNDVKTAKFVVVK, from the coding sequence ATGAAAAATAGAAATTTACTCATTGGCTTTCTGGCATTAATGTTTGGAGCAGGAGTATTTGTGTTGACAACTTCCGCCACTTTCCGGCAGGTTATCAATGCTCCGGCTACCGGCTTTTCGGTTGATGGATTGGCAGATGGCTGGGGATTGCTTTCTCAAATGCGTAACAATCAGACTACGGGTCAGGTAAATCCGGCTGATGTTTTGAAAGCAAGGCAACAGGTTGCAGCTTTAAAATCATCCAATGCCATTGGCTTGAATTGGATTTCAATGGGTCCTGATAATTTTGCTGGTCGTACCCGTGCTTTAATCCTTGACAATCAGGATGCTTCACGTAAAACAATTTTTACCGGCTCAGTTTCCGGTGGCTTGTGGAAATCAACCACACAGGGTTTAACATGGAATCAGATTAATACAGATAATGTGCTCATCAACGTAAGTTGCATGACACAGTCACCTGATGGAGATATTTATGTTGGAACCGGTGAATCATTCGCCAGCGAGCGTTTTAATTTATTCAGCGGATTTATCGGTCAGGGTATTTACAAATCAACTGATGGAAACAATTTTGTAAAACTGGCTTCCACAAATCCCGGCACTTTTAACAATACTCAGGCTGAATGGGCTTTTGTAAACAAAATTGCCGCAGGTACAGGCAATCATGTGTTTGCTGCTACCAATGGAGGTTTGAAATATTCTGGCGATGGTGGCCAAACATGGACAATGGCCAAAGCCGGTACTGAAGATTTGGCTGCTGCCAGCTCAGATGTTAAAATGGCTTCTGATGGTACAGTTGCTGCTTCTGTTGGTAACAAGCTTTATATTTCGTCAAACGGTGATGCAAGTAATTTCGTTCTTCGTTCAACAGGTGCTGGTGCCGATAGCCTGCCCGTAAATGGTTTGTCAAGAATTGAAGTTGCTTTTGCCCCTTCAGATCCTTCGACCATTTATGCCGTATTAATTGCTGATGGTTCTGAAAGTGCTTATTTGCTTGGACAGCTGCAGGGTATTTATGTTTCTAAAGACAAAGGTTTAACCTGGAGACTTGTGGGCCCTGGTGCTAGTACTGTATTTAATGTTTTTGGCAATGCTGCCAATACTGTTCACAGAGGAAATTATGCCGCAAGCGTAACCGTAAGTGAAACCAATCCCGACGAAGTTTATGTTGGAGGTGTTAATGTATGGGAAGGTAAAAAAATTCTTGAAACAGGGTTTTATCAATGGCAACTGAAATCATATGGTGATGCAGGTTCTTATATCCATGCCATAGTTTTTGACCCAACCAGACCCGGTACATGTTATTTTGCATCTGATTTTGGTGTTGGTGCAACCGAAAGCAATTTCTCAGATTTTAAAAACCTGAATCGCAATTATCGTACAGCTATGTTCTACACCGTAGCATTCGACGATAAAGGCCGTACATTAGGCGGCGCACAGGGTGGTGGCGTTGTTTTCCTTGATAAAGAAGGAAATACACCTGAAACCGGTAACCAGATTCTTGGTACTTTTGTTGGTGGTTCTGTTGAAATGTCAATGGTAAACCCAACTTCTGTATTTTATTCAGGCACTGGTGGATACATGGTTCGTTCACAGGATTTGGGCGTTTCAGAAGCCAATGCTTTTGTACCTGATGCTATCGCAAATGCCAATGCCGGTGTATTTATTACTCCATTCCGTTTGTGGGAGAGTTTTAACAATAGCAATTCACGTGATAGTGTGACTTTTGTTGCCAAACAAAATTATTCAGCAGGTGATGTAGTGATGGTAAAAAGCAAGAATGCTTTCAGTAGCTCGCAAAAATTCCCATTCAACTATACTCTTACTTCAAATCTTGCCAATGGCGATTCAATCAGGGTTAAGGATGTCATCTCTACTCGATTCTTCCTGGGCGTAACAAACGCTGTTTATATGACCAAAGAAGTGCTTGATTTTGCGATTGAGCCCAAGTTCTTCAAAATCGCTACAATTACCGGTATTCCTACCGCTATGGCTTATTCATCAGATGCTAATTACCTGTTTGTTGGTACCAGCGATGGAAAGCTTATCAGAATTGCCAATATTGCACTTGCTTATGACTCTATCAGAGCCGATGTGACCAGTGCAAGTTGTATCATTTCCAACTCTGTTGTGAAAGATTTTGGAAACCGTTATGTAACTTCTGTTGCAGTTGACCCCAATAATGATAGTCAGGTAATTGTTACTTTAGGCAATTATGGTAACAACGAGTATATCTATCGTTCTACCAATGCACTTGCTGAAACGCCTGATTTCAATTCAATTCAGGGCAACCTGCCTGCAATGCCGGTTTATAGTGTGCTGATTGAGATGAATAACTCTAATCGCGTAATTATAGGAACTGACAATGGCGTGTTTACAACTGAGTCGCTTGGCGGAAGTGTAAACTGGACACCTGAAAATGAAGGCGTAGGCGCCTTACCAGTAATGATGATTCGTCAGCAAACAGTTAGTCGTCCATGGATTGACGGTATCACAGGTGTAAATAACTATGGAGCCATCTATATGGCCACTCATGGAAAAGGAATTTATGAAAACAGGCTTTTTGTTGGAATTGACGGCCCTGAGAACCCTGCTGTGAATAAGGTTAATAGTCTGCGTGTTTATCCTAACCCAGTAAGTTCTGTTGTTAATTTTAATATGGATTTGGCAGGTTTAACCCCGGTTACCGTTAAAGTTTATAACCTTAAGGGCATTGAAGTTAAATCAGTTGAATTCGGTACTTTAAGCCGCGGTGAACATCAGTTGGCTGTTTCAGCTGAAGGACTTTCAAGAGGAACTTACCTGCTTCAGGTAATCGCCGGAAATGATGTTAAAACAGCTAAGTTTGTTGTTGTAAAATAA
- a CDS encoding VWA domain-containing protein: MFEHLKFANPEAFYLLLLIPAAIAWYWLKDSSTRARLQISDFAAFSQKSKTIKQYLQHALFVFKILAFAMLIFALARPQSTLSRQSVSVEGIDIVMAMDISGSMLAEDFKPNRLAAARDVAEDFIKGRPSDRIGLVVFSGESFTQCPLTTDHPVLINLLDEIKSGMIEDGTAIGDGLATAVSRLKESQAISKVIILLTDGENNRGFIDPVSAAEIAKVYGLRVYTIGVGTIGTAPYPIETPFGTQYQQMEVRIDEPLLKQISEMTNGKYFRATNKQHLKEIYSEIDQLEKSKVDVTEFRKKKEEFLPFALAALALLLLDFILGITVFKKFP; this comes from the coding sequence ATGTTTGAACATTTGAAATTTGCCAATCCTGAAGCATTTTATCTGTTGCTGCTTATACCAGCTGCTATAGCGTGGTATTGGTTAAAGGATTCATCTACCCGAGCCCGGCTTCAGATATCAGATTTTGCAGCATTTTCGCAAAAATCAAAAACCATCAAGCAATACCTGCAACACGCGCTTTTTGTTTTTAAAATTCTGGCTTTTGCAATGCTCATTTTTGCATTGGCAAGGCCACAGTCAACATTATCGAGACAAAGTGTAAGTGTTGAAGGGATTGACATCGTAATGGCCATGGATATTTCAGGAAGTATGCTTGCCGAAGACTTTAAACCCAATCGCCTGGCTGCTGCCCGCGATGTAGCCGAAGATTTTATTAAAGGCCGCCCGAGCGATCGCATTGGCCTTGTGGTATTCAGTGGCGAAAGTTTCACCCAATGTCCGCTAACAACTGACCATCCTGTGCTGATAAATCTGCTGGATGAAATAAAAAGCGGAATGATTGAAGATGGAACTGCTATAGGCGACGGACTGGCAACAGCTGTAAGCCGGTTAAAGGAAAGCCAGGCCATCAGCAAAGTAATCATTTTACTTACCGATGGTGAAAACAACCGTGGGTTTATCGACCCTGTTTCGGCAGCTGAAATTGCCAAGGTTTACGGCTTAAGAGTTTACACAATCGGAGTTGGTACAATTGGTACTGCCCCCTACCCGATTGAAACCCCGTTCGGCACGCAATATCAGCAAATGGAAGTACGCATTGACGAGCCTCTGCTAAAGCAAATCTCTGAAATGACCAATGGAAAATACTTCAGGGCTACGAACAAACAACATCTCAAAGAAATTTACAGCGAAATTGACCAGTTGGAAAAATCGAAAGTTGACGTAACTGAATTTCGTAAAAAGAAAGAAGAATTTTTGCCTTTTGCCCTAGCTGCACTGGCATTACTGTTACTTGACTTTATTTTGGGAATCACCGTATTTAAAAAATTCCCCTGA
- a CDS encoding aminopeptidase — protein MKHQFIIACLLLLNSAFSLSAQDSIKAKDEGFVFETIYDIAASPVKDQYRSGTCWSFATTSFVESELLKMGQDTLDLSEMFFVNYAYRQKAEKYVRLHGNANFGPGGQAHDVINVIKTYGFAPEQAYTGLIKGEAKHNHAELDKVLKSYLDAVIANEGGKLSQVWPDAYLALLSAYLSPTPEKFSIKNKEVSPEQFAKETGFNASDYIELTSYTHHPYYSQFDLEIPDNWSHDLYYNIPMEEMVQVMNYAFEKGYTVCWDGDVSDKGFSHTNGVAIVPEKETKNMDGTERTRWEKLSEREKNAELYNFKTPGTEKQITAEMRQEAFNNYQATDDHLMHMTGMVKDQNGTIYYKTKNSWASGSNKYGGYLNISESYFRLNTISIMVNRNAIPQTIKKKLKL, from the coding sequence ATGAAACATCAATTTATAATTGCTTGCCTTTTATTGCTGAATTCAGCATTTTCATTATCTGCTCAGGACTCAATAAAAGCCAAAGATGAAGGTTTCGTTTTTGAAACCATTTATGATATAGCAGCCAGTCCTGTTAAAGATCAATACAGATCGGGCACTTGCTGGAGTTTTGCCACCACTTCATTTGTGGAATCAGAGTTATTAAAAATGGGACAAGACACATTAGATCTCTCCGAAATGTTTTTCGTCAATTATGCTTATCGTCAAAAAGCCGAAAAATATGTCAGACTTCATGGAAATGCGAATTTTGGCCCCGGCGGACAGGCTCATGACGTTATAAACGTAATAAAAACCTATGGATTTGCTCCTGAACAAGCTTATACCGGGCTAATAAAAGGAGAAGCCAAACACAATCATGCAGAACTCGACAAAGTTCTGAAATCATATCTTGACGCTGTTATTGCAAACGAAGGAGGCAAGTTATCTCAGGTATGGCCTGATGCCTACCTGGCACTTTTATCGGCTTACCTTTCGCCAACCCCCGAAAAATTCAGCATAAAAAACAAAGAAGTATCTCCTGAGCAGTTTGCCAAAGAAACGGGGTTCAATGCCAGCGACTATATTGAACTTACCTCCTACACGCATCATCCTTATTATTCGCAATTCGACCTTGAGATTCCCGACAACTGGTCGCATGACTTATATTATAATATACCGATGGAAGAAATGGTTCAGGTGATGAACTATGCCTTTGAAAAAGGTTATACAGTTTGCTGGGATGGCGATGTCAGCGATAAAGGCTTTTCACATACCAACGGAGTGGCTATTGTTCCTGAAAAAGAGACAAAAAACATGGATGGGACCGAACGCACCCGGTGGGAAAAACTGAGTGAACGTGAAAAAAATGCCGAACTGTATAATTTCAAAACTCCGGGAACAGAAAAACAGATTACAGCAGAAATGCGACAGGAAGCATTTAACAATTACCAGGCAACAGATGACCATTTGATGCATATGACCGGCATGGTTAAAGATCAGAATGGAACAATTTACTATAAAACCAAAAATTCATGGGCTTCAGGTAGCAACAAATACGGAGGATACCTGAATATTTCCGAATCTTATTTCAGGTTAAATACCATATCCATTATGGTAAATCGCAATGCAATTCCACAAACGATTAAAAAGAAACTGAAATTATAA